The Hordeum vulgare subsp. vulgare chromosome 4H, MorexV3_pseudomolecules_assembly, whole genome shotgun sequence genomic interval CCTCACCTATGCATTTATGGGCCGATCAATGTGTGGGGCTTGACTCCCCTATTTTTTTCAAAAGTTCTGAGATTTCAATATTTGTTTTGACAAATCATAATATGTATGTGAGCTCAATTTCTTTTATGAAATTGTAAAGTTTCCGCAGATCCAAAAAATGTTGGTGGTTTTGTAAAACTGTTCATAAATTATAAAGAAACACGATTTGAAAAAAAATGGTCAGCAAATAAAATCATGTTCATGAttttaataaaaattattaaAACATATTACGGAAACCGAAAAAATGTCCAtgaaattttagaaaatgttcaccaAAATACAAAACAATAGGGAAATTTAAAATTTGTTCCCTAATTTTAGAAAAATTTCattgatttaaaaaatattaGTCAAGTCAAAACTATGTTCATGCATTTAAAATAATGCTCGTAAACAAAACTAATGTTCGTTTGATCTTTTATTAATAGTATAgatgtttattttttctaatgCAAATAACCCTCGAAGCCCACACCCACCTCCGAAGCCCACTACAACCGTCCCAACAACCCACCCCTGAAGCCCACTACAGCCGTCCCCCAGGGCAGGCCGACACCCACCTCCGAAGCCCACACCCACCCCGAAGCCCATTACAGCCGTCCCAACAACCCTCCTCAAAATGACCAAACCACCCCACCTCCAATACCCTCCACTACATGCACGTCCGTAATTACCTCGAACCTTCAGCCCCGTTTTCGTCATTACACCAGCACACTCACACACGGCGACGGCTTCCACAAcactcacaccacacacacactcgaaCAGCAACTCACACCACACAGCactgggcggcggctagggttctaaCCCACCCTATCCTTCCTTCAATCCAACCGAGCCTCCTCCTAGATCCGATCTCCTCGACGACGACCCCTCgcagctcctcgccgccgccgccgccaagaaGGCCGCCGATGAAGAAGGTGTTCTCCCGCTTCGACACGGACGGGGACGGCAGGATCTCGCCCTCGGAGCTGGCGGCCGTGTCGCGCGCCATCGCGCCGCCGGCCACCGAGTCGGCAGGGGGCCGGGAGGTGGCGTCCATGATGGACGAGCTCGACACCGACCGCGACGGCTACGTGGACCTCGGCGAGTTCGCCGCCTTCCATGACCGTGACCGCGGGGAGCGCGAGCTGGACGCCGAGCTGCGTGATGCCTTCGACATCAACGGCGACGGTCGCATCTCCGACGCCGAGCTCAGCAAGGTCCTGTCCCGGATCGGCGAGGGATGCACCGCCAGGCCCCGTACCCAGCGTCGTCCCTGGCCGCCGATTGCGTCTCATTAGTTGTTTGTTTTGGCACTATATAGTAGTCAACTCCAGTAGATGTTTGTTTTTGCACTATAGTAATGTCTGCTTGTTCTTGGCGTGTTGGCGAGCAGAGCGCATACACCGCGGTGCGCCCCGAGTGGATGTGGTGGGAGGAGGGAACGCGGGGAGCTGCCCGCGCGGCGCTTCGAGGCCCTCGCCCGCTCTTGCCGCGCCGCCTCGCTCGCGCTCTCCAACCGCAAGGAGATCGCCACCCCGCACCTCGGCGCCGTCAACTCCCTCCAGgtccccttctccccctctcgtTCCTCCAATCGCACCCCTATCACTGCCTCCCCAACCTTACGCCCCCGCATCAGCTGTGCGTAGCGCACAGATCAGCAGCAGTATTGATTTTGCGTGTTAATCCGTCGAGCAAATGCGTCTAGCAAGATCGAACTTCTGTGTTTTACACTATAGTAAGGTCTGCTTGTTATTGGCATGTTGTCTCATTAGTTGTATGTTTTGGCACTATATAGTAGTCAACTCCAGTAGTTGTTTGTTTTGGCACTATAGTAAGGTATGCTTGTTCTTGCTATATACTGCATGTGCTAGATAGCTCCTATCCAAACTTGTAGAAGTCTGCGTTAGTAGGACTTATACTTAATTTTTAAATTCTCTATTTTGTTATGTGGGTTGATGACACGAGTTAATCatgctctctctctgtgtgtgtgtgtgtgtgtgtgtgcccaGGAAGTGGCATGGACCCTCAGCTATCGTGAAGTTTGATCTTGTGGAGGGCGAGAATATCGATTGATGGATGTATGGAGCTTGTAGTGCCACTTGGTCCTAACTGGTAAGTTGGTGGTGTGGAGTGTTGTCTCATTAGTTGTTTGTTTTGGCACTATATAGTAGTTGATCTTTGTTCTCTCTCTCCGCCCAGGTTGTGGTGTGGTTCAGCACCGGCTACATCACCATAAAGGACATGGTGGTCACCGGCATGCCCATCAAGATCGTCGGCGTTGCCGCTCTCACGGTCCTGCTATTTTCTGAAGTCATGTGTGCTTGCACTTATGATGCATTGACTCAAGAAATAGAAGAGATCTTTCTATTTTTTGAAGAGACATGCGCACAATATAGCTGGGCACTATTATACCTAAAGGTGACTACGAGTTCTTGTTATCATATAATTCATATCTGGAAAAGGTAACAAGACTCATGTTGCTTGCAAACTGCTACAGGGTTACCATTCTTTGCAGTCCTATAGGATAGCTCATGTATTATGGAATCAAGGGCGTAAGGTTCTGGCGTTGGCGCTGCAAAGCCGTATCAGCGAGGTGAACCTTGATTTCTTAAGAAGCAGTTTTTTAGCATACATTTATGTGGACTAACATATGCTGTCCTTCTCCTTTCAGGTTTTTGCAGTGGATATACACCTAGGTATATTGTTGGTGTATTATAATATCTGTACAAAATTGTCTTATATTTCCTGCTGCTGCGTTTAATACCGGGGTTGCTCTTTAGCTATATGATGTTTGGCTTTTCCACTAAAAAAATAGCTACTCCCTCCAATCCATATTATTTTCGCTGATTTTGTACATGATGTTTCCCTTTTTTTTATCGAATGATGTTTAGCTTCTTCTACTACCTTCGTGGAAATATGTTTTGCCGCCTTAACTACTGCATATGGGTCTGCTGCTTGGGAATATGTATGTATGTTATGTTATCCTTGTAAATATCTTAACCTGAACCAAGGTTTGTCTTTGTAATTATGTTCACTTTTTGGGGGCATAGAAGCATTGCGTTTTCTAAAACTTGCTTACATATGAGGTTGCGATAATTTTTTAATTTATGAATTCATAAGCATCAAATCCTTAAATATATCCTCTCTGTTTCTCTGCCTCTTTAATTTTTTAGTGTCTGCATAAATACACACAGCAAGTTGGGACATAAACAACAATAACATTATTAGAATTTAGAAAAGGTTGATGATAGTTACCCGAATTTTGGTTGTTACTAATGTCCTGAAATGGGGTGCGCGCCCCCGCACCGTTGGAATCTGACATATCTTAGCCTTCATATGAATATTGATGTCATTTATGTCGTGAACTAGGCTGGGtaattttgaacttggttggatgatgaGATTTGATGTGTCATGTCTTCGAACTTTTTATGTTTTGATGAACTTGGTTGGGTGATTTAAACTATGCTATGTCTTGTTTTAATGTTTTAAATATTACCATATTGTTAAAAAAGGATATGTTGCAAACGCCGGCTACTCGCGCGCGCTGTAGCTTAACGCGCCTGCTGGAACGGCTCGTGTACGTTATATTTTGGTGTGTCCGCTGAAGCCAGCGCTGTGTGAGGCGTCAAAAATCGCTATTTCAATGCTGAAAAATATTTTTAGCGTGCTCGACGTTTGCACGTctattagagatgctctaacgAGTGATCTGCTATGCCCCATACGTGAGGCTCGTCCAGTGAAGCCATTGGTTAAAGCTCATGCGGTGAAATCATGTATTCTGCTCGTCTCTCGAGAACGAGTTTCGTCTATCGCTCCGACCGTCGTCGCTGCCAAGTGTTCGACGAAATGCATAACACAATTTGCAAGTTTCACTTTGCATCGGCTAGAAACGACCCAAATCTAGTGAAGTAAATTTTTTCTACTGAGATTTACTCGGTGCGTTTACTACTTTATTTGTCAGGGGATTGAGTAGTAGACTGGTGGCAGCACATTCAGTGCAGTGTAGCCAAATTGTGGTGGGTTAAACCAATCACTGTCACTTATTAGGTCCTGTTTGATTTTAAATAAGTCATCAGTTTATAAGTTGAAAAATGTaaaaagtgacttattttgcCAACCAGAcctaacttataagtcacctcaacttataagtcataagttgctccaccataacttaaaacttataagtctCCGACTTTTACATTTTAAGATGACTTATAAGTCGGATGACAACTAAACAgacgtgacttataagtcactggttttaaTTCACAAACTTATTGAAACCAAACAAGACCTTAGCCTCAGTTTTTGTTATGGAGCCCTGTTCAAGTGCTCAACACTTTGAGTATATTATTAGTGACCAGCAGCGGCACCTAAACCTTACTACGTAGCCGCAGGTTATTTGGATTTCAATGCTCTCCCGTAAATTTTAGTTGTTGTCgtttaagagcaagtacaataaggtacagtcagcaggctataaagattaatatattatatttttgctgagttggatgagagaggagATGAGAGAAAAGGGAAGCGGACTCTTTatgaagagccagctctaacacgtgctcctaggtgctttgtgagaatgaaaggtggaccatatagGATAAAAGtactactcttttatagctaactattgtacaagctagctataagatgagctataagagcatgtacaatagagctgagtcggctggctataaggaataaaatagtatatttttgcttaattggaggagaaagaagaggagagagaaggtaagcgggctcttagttaagagccagctctagcacgtgctcctggacactttgtgagaatgaaatgtGGGTCATATAATGTATAAGTAGTACGCTCTTCTAACCAACTattatacatgttagctataagatgggctataggtgACATGACATGAGCTTACAAACGGCAACCGgctctactattgtacttgctctaagataGCTTATAGCCAGCATTtgtctatactattaaccatgctatgAAGAGGAGACGCTTCTTTTGATGCGCGAGAATTTTTGTCGCCGTTCGCCTCCAGACTCACTGTCACTTGGACATCATCGCCTTGGATTCTACCAGTACCAGAGCGAcgcttagagggtgcttggatccaagagactaaaactagtctctttagagcatctctagtggatggtgtaTATGGAGGTGGATGGTAAATATACACGTTGCTAGCAGAAAAATGCCTCCCAGTGGAACGTGTATACGGGCGTGGAAGTTATACACGTCCATCCACGAGGCTACTCGTCGTGCAAATAAACACGAGCCAGCCACGCTCGTGAGCTTGCGTCGTCCCACACCCGCGTCCCAGAGCTCCCTCCTCTTCCTGCGCGTGCCCGCCCCGGCCCTCCTCTCGGCCTCCCCCGGCGCCCGCCTTCTCGCGGCCTTCGCGTCCAGGGAGCCCGAGCTCGGCGGCGGCGGATCGGAAGGCGGAGACGGTGCGGGATCTGGGGGCAGAGGCGGCGGGGGACGGGATCTGGGGGCAGAGGCGGCGGCGGATCGGATCGGCAAGACCAGCGCCGCCGGCCAACGCACGCCACTGCATCACGTGCACAGGCGGCGGGGCGCTGTGCGGGCTGGCGGCGgggtgcggggcggcggcggagcggcgCTGCGGGGtgcgggctggcggcggcggggcggggtggccggggtgcggggcggcggcggggcggggcgggctgCTGACGGGGTGCTGGCGGGCTGGCggtccaccgcctcctcctcctccctaagaAGCAAGGCCGGGGCTCCCTGTGCCCGGACGCCCAGTTCGGCCTGCAGGGCTTCGGGTACTCGTCGGAGACGAGGTTGGGGCCGTCGCTGTGGTGGCCCACCGGTCACCCTAGcgatgggaatggaacgagggaggCACCCTCGAGTCCATGGACATCTTGGATGCCACGGGgaaggctgccggcgacgagggagacggctgCAATGCGGCGAAGCTCCCCTGTCTTGTTCTCTGAACTACTGAATCTCTTATCTTGCAGAGGGGGAAAGAATGAGGGGAATATACACGTCCTAATTTACACGTTCCACTGAAAAACTAGACGTATATAATTTCCACGCCGTGTATATGGACGTGTAT includes:
- the LOC123450881 gene encoding probable calcium-binding protein CML16, which codes for MKKVFSRFDTDGDGRISPSELAAVSRAIAPPATESAGGREVASMMDELDTDRDGYVDLGEFAAFHDRDRGERELDAELRDAFDINGDGRISDAELSKVLSRIGEGCTARPRTQRRPWPPIAAHTPRCAPSGCGGRRERGELPARRFEALARSCRAASLALSNRKEIATPHLGAVNSLQVPFSPSRSSNRTPITASPTLRPRISCA